The Streptococcaceae bacterium ESL0687 genome has a segment encoding these proteins:
- a CDS encoding PTS transporter subunit EIIC — MDYKKIAEKVLAEVGGKSNITSVTHCVTRLRLILKDNDKVDYDALESIEGVKGVIFNSGQVQIIFGAGAVNQAYDEFVKLTGVKEVSLSQMKDEGVSNSGNKLQQGFKIFSDIFIPIIPAFIGAAMILGLRSLITTPGIFGMEGTLADKSVFLNDLASFFGIIATTFDYLPVLIMYSATKRFGGNPILGLLVGFVMIHPGLANRNDLASGALTPDSWHLFGLSVPMVGFQGGVFPAILTSWFLAKVEKLTSKYSPQALSYILVPTLTIILANLALFLVFGPLGNFVGAVLGGIIDFLYMKMGVFGAFVFAAALQPLTVTGTQHAIQGIEANLIATTGFNYIQPIWSVSIIAQGGGCIGMYLLFKKKSKDREIALSSFVPTLVGITEPAIFAVNLKYSIVPFVCSFIGAGFGGVVMKIFDVKAIGQGLTVLPGLTIANPVLPYILGNLVAFTLPIIFILSYDKYKQFIPEGKHKKSKNKNTKNSLQANKARKAVV; from the coding sequence TTGGACTATAAAAAGATTGCTGAAAAGGTACTAGCTGAGGTTGGTGGTAAATCAAATATTACGAGTGTCACCCACTGTGTAACACGTTTACGATTAATATTAAAGGATAATGATAAGGTTGATTATGATGCCCTTGAATCCATCGAAGGGGTTAAGGGGGTAATTTTTAATAGTGGCCAGGTTCAAATAATTTTTGGAGCAGGTGCTGTTAATCAAGCCTATGATGAATTTGTTAAGCTGACAGGTGTAAAGGAAGTCTCACTTTCGCAGATGAAGGACGAGGGAGTAAGTAACTCAGGAAATAAACTCCAACAAGGATTTAAGATTTTCTCTGACATTTTTATTCCTATTATCCCGGCCTTCATAGGAGCAGCGATGATTTTAGGGCTTCGTTCCCTAATTACTACTCCTGGAATCTTTGGCATGGAGGGAACCTTAGCTGATAAGAGTGTCTTCCTAAATGATTTGGCCAGTTTCTTTGGAATCATTGCAACAACATTTGACTACTTGCCTGTTCTTATCATGTATTCAGCTACCAAGCGTTTTGGAGGAAATCCTATTCTGGGTCTTCTGGTCGGATTTGTAATGATTCATCCGGGACTTGCCAATAGAAATGATTTGGCAAGTGGGGCTTTAACTCCTGATTCATGGCACCTCTTTGGTCTAAGTGTTCCAATGGTTGGTTTCCAAGGCGGAGTTTTCCCAGCTATTTTAACCTCTTGGTTCTTGGCTAAGGTTGAAAAATTGACCAGTAAGTATTCGCCGCAGGCCCTGTCTTACATCTTGGTCCCAACCCTAACCATTATTCTAGCCAATTTGGCCCTCTTCTTGGTCTTTGGTCCTCTGGGTAACTTTGTTGGAGCAGTTCTTGGTGGAATTATTGACTTCCTCTACATGAAAATGGGAGTCTTTGGAGCCTTTGTCTTTGCTGCAGCCTTGCAGCCACTGACAGTTACAGGAACCCAACATGCCATTCAAGGTATTGAAGCAAATCTAATTGCCACAACTGGTTTTAACTATATTCAGCCCATTTGGTCAGTATCAATCATTGCCCAAGGTGGGGGATGTATTGGAATGTATCTCCTATTTAAGAAGAAATCTAAAGATCGTGAGATTGCCCTATCGAGTTTTGTACCAACCCTTGTTGGGATTACAGAGCCTGCAATCTTTGCTGTAAATCTTAAATATTCAATTGTACCCTTTGTCTGCTCATTCATCGGAGCAGGATTTGGGGGTGTTGTTATGAAGATATTTGATGTGAAAGCAATTGGCCAAGGCCTGACAGTTCTTCCAGGACTTACAATCGCAAATCCAGTTCTCCCTTATATTTTAGGAAACCTGGTTGCCTTTACTTTACCAATTATATTTATCCTGTCATATGACAAGTACAAACAGTTTATCCCTGAAGGAAAACATAAAAAATCTAAAAACAAGAATACAAAAAATTCCCTCCAAGCAAATAAAGCTAGGAAAGCAGTAGTTTGA
- a CDS encoding PTS fructose transporter subunit IIA produces the protein MRKILIASHGKLASGLLSSIELLAGIKDGIVAIDAYVDDNDFEKELNQFIDSVSNEDEIFIFTDLFGGSVNQKITKRCLEEGLAANIISGMNLPVILEVLLAGEDLTKEGLNEIVQRSQQELTVNILEDLNLVAEEDEEEVFF, from the coding sequence ATGAGAAAAATTTTAATAGCAAGTCACGGAAAGCTAGCCAGCGGTTTATTAAGTAGTATCGAGCTCTTAGCTGGTATAAAGGATGGAATAGTAGCTATCGATGCTTATGTTGACGACAATGATTTTGAAAAAGAATTGAATCAATTTATTGATTCAGTTTCAAATGAAGATGAAATCTTTATTTTTACTGATTTATTTGGTGGTAGTGTTAATCAAAAGATTACCAAAAGGTGCCTTGAGGAAGGTCTAGCTGCAAATATTATTTCAGGAATGAATTTACCAGTTATTTTGGAGGTTCTACTTGCAGGAGAAGATCTAACCAAAGAAGGCCTTAATGAAATAGTCCAAAGAAGTCAGCAGGAGTTGACAGTTAATATCCTAGAGGATCTTAATTTAGTAGCTGAAGAAGACGAAGAAGAAGTATTTTTTTAA
- a CDS encoding PTS sugar transporter subunit IIB encodes MIKAVRIDERLIHGQVAMTWTKSLKLTGLVVASDEAANNDIQKMTLKMSAPSDVKVIIKNVDDAIKLLEDPRASQMNLMVLVPTVKDAVKVAKAFPTEVELMNVGNAGKMSGPSEEKVTLTKEVMLTQPELDSLKELVEIYPETVFQPTPAMEKHSAKAILSSH; translated from the coding sequence ATGATTAAAGCAGTAAGAATTGATGAACGTTTAATACATGGGCAAGTAGCTATGACTTGGACTAAAAGCTTAAAATTAACAGGTCTTGTTGTAGCAAGTGATGAGGCAGCAAACAATGATATTCAAAAGATGACCTTAAAAATGTCAGCGCCTTCAGACGTAAAAGTAATTATTAAAAATGTTGATGATGCAATTAAACTACTAGAAGATCCAAGGGCAAGTCAGATGAACCTTATGGTTTTAGTTCCGACCGTTAAAGATGCAGTTAAGGTCGCAAAAGCTTTCCCAACAGAAGTTGAACTTATGAATGTTGGAAATGCTGGAAAGATGTCAGGGCCAAGTGAAGAAAAAGTAACTTTAACAAAAGAAGTAATGCTTACCCAGCCAGAACTTGATAGCTTAAAGGAATTGGTCGAAATATATCCAGAAACAGTTTTCCAACCGACACCTGCAATGGAAAAACATTCAGCAAAAGCAATTTTAAGCAGTCATTAA
- a CDS encoding PTS sugar transporter subunit IIC — MYDAFVVALAVFVGVAGHEMFGMSMLSRPIVVAPLAGLLMGDIQTGLIIGASLEAIFMGVVNIGISSTAEPALAAGLATAFAIKMGGNVDAVIPIVFPLAVLGLQLLNMIFSFVCGPMATNFLKLAKEGDEKGIVKLHYVIWFVHYGLYALIPFFAVLFGANVVMTVLDSIPPVIMNGLTVAGNLLPAVGMAMLLRMLWSKNLAVWFFFGAVVMAYFELPLIAIAAIGTIIAIVMAQRDLQLKGMQASPAQQGQATTVSGNQEEEDFFQ; from the coding sequence ATGTATGATGCATTTGTAGTGGCCCTAGCTGTATTTGTTGGGGTTGCAGGACATGAGATGTTTGGGATGTCCATGTTAAGCCGCCCGATAGTAGTGGCGCCTCTTGCAGGGCTTTTAATGGGAGACATCCAGACGGGATTAATCATCGGGGCATCCCTTGAAGCCATATTTATGGGAGTTGTAAATATTGGTATTTCAAGTACAGCTGAACCTGCTTTAGCAGCAGGTCTAGCAACAGCTTTTGCCATTAAAATGGGAGGTAATGTTGATGCGGTAATTCCAATCGTATTCCCGCTTGCCGTGTTAGGTTTACAATTACTTAATATGATTTTTTCATTCGTCTGTGGACCGATGGCAACAAACTTCCTTAAACTGGCAAAAGAGGGTGATGAAAAAGGAATAGTAAAACTACACTATGTAATTTGGTTTGTTCACTACGGCCTATACGCACTTATTCCATTCTTTGCAGTTTTATTTGGTGCAAATGTAGTGATGACTGTTCTAGATAGTATTCCACCAGTTATTATGAATGGACTTACTGTTGCTGGTAACCTCCTTCCTGCTGTGGGTATGGCTATGTTGCTTCGCATGCTTTGGAGTAAAAATCTGGCAGTTTGGTTCTTCTTTGGTGCAGTTGTAATGGCCTACTTTGAATTACCACTTATTGCCATTGCTGCAATTGGAACAATCATTGCAATTGTGATGGCTCAAAGAGACTTACAACTGAAAGGTATGCAGGCTAGCCCTGCTCAACAGGGACAAGCTACAACTGTTAGCGGTAATCAAGAAGAGGAGGATTTCTTTCAATGA
- a CDS encoding PTS system mannose/fructose/sorbose family transporter subunit IID — protein MKLTEGISKDEKKLVRKMFWRSMTMYASVNPVTMGGGGFSYSMMPFINHFYKNEEDRVAALERHTQYFSTTVPCASFIMGIAASMEKENSEKEGFDVESINAIKTSLMGPLAGIGDSLFWGVWRVVSAGLAINLANAGNVLAPIIFLIMFNVPNYLTRYYGGILGYSLGSKYIEKLYANGLIEILTKAASILGLIMVGAMTISMVKFNTTLSFSMKGEELMSVQEILDSIFKGIIPLLVTLGCFKLLDKKVGIIKIIFGIVALGIILSLLKIA, from the coding sequence ATGAAATTAACTGAAGGTATTTCTAAGGATGAAAAAAAATTAGTTAGAAAAATGTTTTGGCGTTCTATGACCATGTACGCATCTGTTAATCCCGTAACCATGGGAGGAGGAGGATTTTCCTACTCAATGATGCCATTCATCAATCATTTTTATAAGAATGAAGAAGACCGTGTGGCTGCTCTTGAACGTCATACTCAGTATTTTTCAACAACAGTTCCCTGTGCTTCGTTCATTATGGGGATAGCTGCTTCAATGGAAAAGGAAAATTCTGAAAAAGAAGGATTTGATGTTGAAAGTATTAATGCCATTAAAACCAGTTTAATGGGACCACTTGCAGGTATTGGTGACTCTCTCTTTTGGGGGGTATGGCGAGTGGTTAGTGCAGGTCTAGCGATAAACCTTGCAAATGCAGGAAATGTCCTAGCTCCTATTATTTTCTTGATCATGTTTAACGTTCCCAACTACCTTACAAGATATTACGGTGGAATATTGGGTTACTCTCTTGGATCAAAATATATCGAAAAATTATATGCTAATGGTTTGATTGAAATTCTAACAAAGGCCGCAAGTATTTTAGGTCTAATCATGGTGGGAGCCATGACAATTAGTATGGTCAAATTCAATACAACTCTAAGTTTTTCTATGAAAGGTGAAGAGCTTATGAGCGTTCAGGAGATTTTGGACAGCATTTTTAAAGGAATTATCCCACTATTAGTTACTCTAGGATGTTTCAAACTACTAGATAAAAAAGTTGGAATCATAAAAATTATCTTTGGTATAGTTGCTCTAGGGATCATCCTTTCATTGCTTAAAATTGCTTAA
- a CDS encoding glycoside hydrolase produces the protein MSFDVSNQKTLANFDAYGSLKMLTFYRENLLTEEKPGVWVNKQLSQTSNISLTLEVDGVIYDLSKPDHLVTADIIKDSLPRFIHSYPKFTVYLVPFAPITEGKRLSMLIEQVFIVNTSGKKIKAILRDIPLYQKKYSDQQNILIFNKASEKEIEPGESGEYSVALVDPNSYAQSESFKDADLNQWLNDTLDYFDGIYGDLKLEDEKLAHLYRRALYQSFSSFGMDSGSKMVGSNWGSYPATNRIWNKDMYYASLPFIFFDENLCQETILWFTKFGVKFPGSKFPGGINHSLSNSLSSALLSTLYFEYTSDLEFFKKHTHVLEVITNIIDTVISQKNEEDPFLFQSTWISDAFSLGKYHTGSNICLWKACQGVSKILLALDMKEKGIHYQKLADCLKNSILENMTTDGPFGRQFLEGIGDIEKDKYSIKHYQKPILEQGLIFLSDVIEDGQINLLMHDGEESDTTLIPFYQFLSQEDSIYKQTLEFTASKFNPTYSEDIEGITWGLESGATFPGFTTVLMSSLLEKDKFSRRLQELFNLADLDGSWWWWPYKLEASKGDVVRDFGCGKCAWASGIFVSTMLTQYFGLSFEQGALKINPVDYLEFTWKNLHIGKAYVSIECSRDYIEVLNLSETPLEIYSDSTVLNFKKDNSIKIRRKN, from the coding sequence TTGAGTTTTGATGTTAGTAATCAAAAGACCTTAGCTAACTTTGATGCCTATGGTAGCCTTAAAATGCTTACCTTTTATAGGGAGAACCTTTTAACAGAAGAGAAACCTGGAGTTTGGGTCAATAAACAATTGTCCCAAACTTCAAATATTTCTTTAACTCTTGAAGTAGACGGAGTTATTTATGATCTATCTAAACCAGATCATTTAGTCACAGCAGATATTATTAAAGATAGTCTGCCTAGATTTATTCATTCCTATCCAAAATTTACGGTATATCTTGTTCCTTTTGCCCCAATTACAGAAGGCAAAAGATTAAGTATGCTGATTGAGCAGGTCTTTATAGTCAATACCAGTGGTAAGAAAATAAAGGCAATCTTAAGGGATATTCCCCTCTATCAAAAAAAATATTCTGATCAACAGAATATTTTAATATTTAATAAGGCTTCAGAAAAAGAAATCGAGCCAGGCGAGAGTGGTGAATACTCTGTGGCCTTGGTGGATCCAAATTCCTATGCACAGTCTGAGTCTTTTAAGGATGCAGACCTTAACCAGTGGCTTAATGATACCCTTGATTATTTTGACGGAATTTACGGGGATCTTAAATTAGAAGATGAAAAGCTTGCTCATCTTTATAGGAGAGCACTTTATCAAAGTTTTTCAAGCTTTGGAATGGACAGTGGTTCCAAAATGGTAGGTAGCAATTGGGGTAGTTACCCAGCTACAAATAGGATTTGGAACAAGGATATGTACTACGCATCATTGCCTTTTATCTTTTTTGATGAAAATTTATGTCAGGAAACTATTCTTTGGTTTACTAAGTTTGGAGTGAAATTTCCTGGATCAAAATTTCCAGGAGGCATAAACCACTCCCTCAGTAATTCTTTATCTAGCGCCCTTTTATCTACCCTATATTTTGAATATACGAGTGATTTAGAATTCTTTAAAAAGCATACTCATGTTTTAGAAGTTATTACAAATATTATTGATACGGTCATAAGTCAAAAAAATGAAGAAGATCCTTTCTTATTTCAGTCCACCTGGATTTCTGATGCCTTCTCTTTAGGAAAATATCATACGGGAAGCAATATTTGCTTATGGAAGGCCTGCCAAGGAGTTTCTAAAATATTACTAGCTTTAGATATGAAGGAAAAAGGAATTCATTACCAGAAGCTGGCAGATTGTTTAAAAAATTCAATTTTAGAAAATATGACAACAGATGGCCCCTTTGGTAGGCAATTCCTCGAGGGTATAGGCGATATTGAAAAGGATAAATATAGTATCAAACACTATCAAAAGCCAATTTTAGAGCAGGGTTTAATCTTTTTAAGTGATGTCATAGAAGACGGGCAGATAAATTTATTAATGCATGATGGAGAAGAGTCAGATACTACCCTGATTCCCTTCTACCAATTTTTATCCCAGGAGGATTCTATTTACAAGCAGACCTTAGAATTTACTGCTAGTAAATTTAACCCTACTTATAGTGAAGACATAGAAGGTATAACATGGGGGTTAGAATCAGGTGCAACCTTCCCTGGATTTACTACAGTGCTAATGAGTTCTCTTTTAGAAAAAGATAAATTTTCTAGGAGATTGCAGGAACTTTTTAACCTGGCAGACTTAGATGGATCTTGGTGGTGGTGGCCATATAAACTTGAGGCATCTAAGGGAGATGTGGTTAGAGATTTTGGCTGCGGGAAATGTGCCTGGGCATCGGGAATTTTTGTAAGTACTATGTTAACCCAATATTTTGGTCTTAGCTTTGAGCAAGGGGCCTTAAAAATTAATCCAGTTGACTACTTGGAATTTACTTGGAAGAATCTTCATATAGGGAAAGCCTATGTATCAATTGAATGTAGTAGGGACTACATTGAAGTACTTAATTTATCAGAAACACCACTTGAGATTTATTCAGATAGCACTGTTTTAAACTTTAAAAAAGATAATAGTATAAAAATTAGAAGGAAAAACTAA
- a CDS encoding DUF2961 domain-containing protein, whose product MSILNEITKFKKIQSRAITPENPTGEKGKAAMLPSSLGPSRKGRGAIPLKSGEETIIADITGPGIIKHMWMTIRDKTEFGSFVLRDLILRIYWDGSAEPAVESPLGDFFCNGFGERCDINSLPIVVNPTGGFNSYFEMPFNKSAKVTIENLHPKDMTSFFYTINYALVEELEDNTMYFHANWKRERITELQKDYKLIDNLQGQGYYVGTYLALTCLERYWWGEGEFKFYIDGDDDYPTVTSTGSEDYFGGAWAFHEYDEQGRPHAKNYCTPFLGYPFQSNRDATRDRFETGKLNAVHAFGDDALPMHGLYRWHLQDPICFSKDLTVTLQQIGNDDVRLFERQDDVSSVAYWYSTEASGEGKREFSERDRLPR is encoded by the coding sequence ATGAGCATATTAAATGAAATAACAAAATTTAAAAAAATTCAAAGTCGAGCAATAACACCTGAAAACCCAACAGGTGAGAAGGGGAAAGCTGCCATGCTTCCTAGTTCTCTAGGACCGAGCAGAAAGGGACGAGGAGCCATTCCTTTGAAGTCTGGTGAGGAAACAATTATCGCTGATATTACTGGTCCAGGAATTATCAAGCATATGTGGATGACTATCAGGGACAAGACAGAATTTGGAAGCTTTGTTTTACGGGATTTGATTTTAAGAATTTACTGGGACGGATCAGCTGAACCTGCAGTTGAAAGTCCTTTGGGCGATTTTTTCTGTAATGGTTTTGGGGAGAGGTGTGATATTAACTCACTGCCAATTGTTGTAAATCCTACAGGTGGTTTTAATTCATATTTTGAAATGCCATTTAATAAATCAGCAAAAGTTACTATTGAAAACCTTCATCCAAAAGATATGACCTCATTCTTTTATACAATTAATTATGCCTTGGTTGAAGAACTGGAAGACAATACCATGTATTTCCATGCTAATTGGAAGCGCGAGAGAATAACTGAATTGCAAAAGGATTATAAGTTAATTGATAATTTGCAAGGGCAAGGATACTATGTCGGAACTTATTTGGCCCTAACTTGTTTGGAAAGATACTGGTGGGGCGAGGGTGAATTTAAATTCTACATTGATGGTGATGACGATTACCCTACAGTAACATCTACTGGTTCAGAAGACTACTTTGGGGGTGCTTGGGCCTTTCATGAGTATGACGAACAGGGTAGACCGCATGCTAAAAATTACTGTACTCCGTTTTTAGGATACCCGTTCCAATCAAATAGAGATGCGACCCGTGATCGTTTTGAAACAGGTAAATTAAATGCAGTTCATGCTTTTGGTGATGATGCCCTACCTATGCACGGGCTCTACCGCTGGCACCTTCAAGATCCTATTTGTTTTAGTAAGGATTTGACAGTTACCCTCCAACAAATTGGTAATGATGATGTAAGATTATTTGAGCGTCAAGATGATGTTTCAAGCGTTGCCTACTGGTACTCAACTGAAGCATCTGGTGAAGGTAAAAGAGAGTTTAGTGAGCGTGACCGTCTCCCTCGTTAA
- a CDS encoding DUF308 domain-containing protein, producing the protein MFKSEKIGLIIAGIVFLILGFLTLGHPEHTFVAIIFMVGILNVINALVSIYIAYNTGSKEIRGREILNAFLSGIVGLIFLFSKETGADTIALMFAFWIIFISISNMTIAFSGLGIGGFTRILYVLIGVFGLYAGIGLLLNWGVSAASFIWFVGFFLIAQGVASIVSGFLIPSDD; encoded by the coding sequence ATGTTTAAAAGCGAAAAAATTGGGCTTATCATTGCAGGTATTGTCTTTCTAATTTTAGGGTTCTTGACTCTTGGACATCCTGAGCATACATTTGTTGCAATTATTTTTATGGTTGGTATCTTAAACGTTATCAATGCTTTAGTGTCAATCTATATTGCCTATAATACAGGTTCAAAAGAGATTCGTGGTAGAGAAATCCTAAATGCCTTCCTAAGTGGAATCGTTGGATTAATCTTCCTATTTTCAAAGGAAACAGGAGCTGATACAATTGCTCTAATGTTTGCCTTCTGGATTATCTTTATCTCTATTTCAAACATGACCATTGCCTTCTCAGGACTTGGAATTGGTGGATTCACTCGTATTCTTTATGTCCTAATCGGTGTATTTGGTCTTTATGCAGGTATTGGTCTCTTGCTTAACTGGGGAGTTTCAGCAGCATCATTCATCTGGTTTGTTGGATTCTTCCTTATTGCTCAAGGGGTTGCCTCAATCGTCAGCGGTTTCTTAATCCCAAGTGATGACTAG
- the truA gene encoding tRNA pseudouridine(38-40) synthase TruA, which translates to MTRYKTIISYDGTNFSGFQLQTKQEVRSIQGELEKVLKKINSGQEVTVYGSGRTDAGVHAIAQVVHFDLPGKRDPEKIRFALDTQGPEDIAVLSVEEVDEDFHARYNKHEKTYEYLVDTAKSRNPFKRNFMAHFRYPLDLERMQEAASYLLGQHDFTGFTASGTSVEDKVRTITQAEVSRVDAETIKFTFSANGFLYKQIRNMVGTLLKIGNNRMDIGQVEKILQSKDRNLAGPTAAPEGLYLKEVRYIDKD; encoded by the coding sequence ATGACTAGATATAAGACAATAATTTCCTATGATGGAACAAATTTTTCAGGTTTTCAGCTTCAAACCAAGCAGGAGGTTAGAAGCATCCAGGGAGAGCTTGAAAAAGTATTAAAAAAAATAAATTCAGGACAAGAAGTTACTGTTTATGGTAGTGGCCGTACTGATGCTGGAGTCCATGCCATAGCTCAGGTTGTCCACTTTGATCTACCAGGAAAGCGCGATCCTGAAAAAATTCGCTTTGCTTTAGATACCCAGGGACCAGAAGATATTGCGGTACTTTCAGTTGAAGAGGTCGATGAGGACTTTCATGCTAGATACAACAAGCATGAAAAAACCTATGAGTACCTTGTAGATACAGCAAAATCAAGAAATCCCTTTAAGAGAAATTTTATGGCTCATTTCCGCTATCCACTTGACCTTGAGCGGATGCAGGAGGCTGCCTCATATCTTTTGGGTCAACACGATTTTACAGGTTTTACGGCCAGTGGGACCAGTGTGGAAGATAAGGTTAGAACCATTACCCAAGCAGAGGTTTCAAGGGTTGATGCGGAGACCATTAAGTTTACTTTTTCAGCCAACGGTTTTTTATATAAACAGATAAGAAATATGGTAGGAACTCTTCTTAAGATAGGTAATAACCGGATGGATATAGGTCAGGTTGAAAAAATACTGCAATCAAAGGACCGTAATTTAGCGGGACCAACCGCCGCCCCAGAAGGTTTATATTTAAAAGAAGTTAGGTATATTGACAAAGATTAG
- a CDS encoding bifunctional hydroxymethylpyrimidine kinase/phosphomethylpyrimidine kinase, translating to MEIKRALTIAGSDILSGGGLQVDLATMNNYSLFSFLVLTSIVTVDGESLMISEIDSNLFASQLDSLRDVHLDVIKVGLLPSQELLDLTADFLEFKKQEGTKIVVDPVLVFKESQDQKVISLAEQMNKRLLPVADLITPNLLEAESLAQMEIKNPSDMVEVAKKLYALGAKNVVVKGGTRLLEKEALDLFYDGADFYFLDKDIIKANNTGAGCAFSASIAANLALGKKALDAVKDAKDYVYQAIKNSNEYGVFGKHEN from the coding sequence ATGGAAATTAAAAGGGCTTTAACCATAGCTGGAAGTGATATCTTAAGCGGGGGAGGCTTGCAAGTAGATCTTGCGACAATGAACAACTACAGTCTATTTTCCTTTCTTGTTCTTACAAGTATTGTGACTGTGGACGGTGAAAGTTTGATGATATCAGAGATTGATTCAAATTTATTTGCCAGTCAGCTAGATAGCTTAAGAGATGTTCATCTTGATGTGATAAAGGTAGGCCTCCTTCCTAGTCAAGAACTACTTGATTTAACAGCTGACTTTTTGGAGTTTAAAAAACAAGAAGGAACTAAAATTGTAGTTGATCCAGTTTTGGTTTTTAAGGAAAGTCAGGATCAGAAGGTCATAAGTCTTGCTGAACAAATGAATAAAAGGTTGCTGCCAGTGGCTGATCTTATTACCCCAAATCTTTTAGAGGCTGAAAGTTTAGCTCAAATGGAGATTAAAAATCCCTCTGATATGGTAGAGGTTGCTAAAAAGCTTTATGCCTTAGGTGCTAAAAATGTGGTTGTAAAAGGAGGGACAAGGCTACTTGAAAAAGAAGCTCTGGATCTTTTCTATGATGGAGCTGATTTTTACTTTTTAGACAAGGATATAATTAAAGCCAATAATACTGGTGCTGGTTGTGCTTTTTCAGCAAGTATCGCAGCAAATTTAGCTTTAGGTAAAAAAGCTCTAGATGCTGTAAAAGATGCTAAGGACTATGTCTATCAGGCAATAAAAAATTCAAATGAATACGGAGTATTTGGAAAACATGAAAATTAA
- a CDS encoding ECF transporter S component: protein MKIKKITFMAIYIALLVVISSFLLIPLPTSSGFITLLDAGIFLAALRLSSKTDVFLIGGLAAFLLDLLAGYPQWMIFSLLIHGFQGFIASYKPHKITFVLASAFMVLGYFLATLLIYNLPTALSGISTNILQNVAGILGALILNKIIDKVGIKWI from the coding sequence ATGAAAATTAAAAAAATTACCTTTATGGCCATATATATAGCACTACTAGTGGTGATCTCAAGCTTCCTATTAATTCCACTACCTACATCAAGTGGTTTTATTACCTTGCTTGACGCTGGGATTTTCCTTGCAGCCTTAAGATTGTCCTCAAAAACCGATGTCTTTTTGATAGGTGGTCTTGCAGCCTTTTTACTAGATCTTTTGGCAGGGTATCCCCAGTGGATGATTTTCTCCCTTCTAATTCACGGTTTTCAAGGATTCATTGCTTCCTATAAACCCCATAAAATTACCTTTGTGCTAGCCTCAGCCTTCATGGTTCTTGGTTACTTCTTGGCCACCCTTTTGATTTACAACCTTCCTACAGCTTTATCAGGTATTTCAACTAATATCTTACAGAATGTAGCAGGGATTTTAGGGGCTTTAATTTTAAATAAAATAATTGATAAGGTAGGTATCAAATGGATTTAA
- a CDS encoding TIGR01440 family protein: MDLNKLADETRLIIKDVIEKSAIKEGQLFVLGLSSSEVKGAHIGKDSSKEIGQVIVSVIYEELSSRGIFLGVQACEHLNRAILLEEEVALKNNFEIVSVLPSLHAGGSGQVAAYELFKNPVEVEYVQAFAGLDIGDTSIGMHIKHVQIPIRPLLKELGFAHVTALTSRPKLIGGQRATYSV, translated from the coding sequence ATGGATTTAAACAAACTTGCAGATGAAACCAGATTAATAATTAAGGATGTAATTGAAAAGTCAGCCATTAAAGAAGGTCAGCTTTTTGTCCTCGGTCTTTCTTCAAGTGAGGTCAAAGGAGCTCATATTGGAAAGGACTCAAGTAAGGAAATAGGTCAGGTTATTGTTTCAGTAATCTACGAGGAACTTAGTTCAAGAGGTATATTCTTAGGGGTTCAGGCCTGTGAACATTTAAACCGGGCCATTCTTTTGGAGGAAGAAGTAGCTCTTAAAAACAACTTTGAGATTGTTTCAGTGCTCCCAAGTCTTCATGCCGGGGGAAGTGGTCAGGTTGCGGCTTATGAACTATTTAAGAATCCTGTAGAAGTAGAATATGTTCAGGCCTTTGCAGGTCTTGATATTGGGGATACAAGTATCGGTATGCATATAAAGCATGTGCAAATCCCTATTAGACCTCTTTTAAAAGAACTGGGCTTTGCTCATGTGACGGCTCTTACAAGTAGGCCTAAATTAATCGGAGGTCAAAGGGCGACTTATTCAGTTTAA